The Acidicapsa acidisoli genome window below encodes:
- a CDS encoding GGDEF domain-containing response regulator, translating to MQFTSPITSGRSGWAVLLASPDPVLASDLRRILQSLGLHVETVTDGKSAIGAMRTTDGSAVILLDVRLPGVANGELLAAMLESGVRKRCAVALIADQVSDEWIARLREGAIDDIVPRGADAVSWSTHLSTMRRGHELYCELEQLRQVASIDVRHDRVTGALHRETMLTLLFRETDRVQRLQGSLSVVLFDIDDFGHWNKELGRDACDGLLREVADRTGRILRSYDLLGRTGKDEFLMALPGCSTINATMMAERLRMEVFGDPFLVKDEPGEAISVTLTACCAVASSRGRSPVVVLREAEQTLALAKRSGPGTIRCAHDSSLPGETGAEFPMLYPETEALA from the coding sequence ATGCAATTCACTTCTCCAATTACTTCTGGCCGCAGCGGATGGGCGGTGCTGCTGGCCTCGCCGGACCCGGTGCTGGCATCGGATCTGCGCAGGATCTTGCAGTCGCTCGGTCTGCATGTCGAAACGGTGACAGATGGAAAGTCCGCCATCGGCGCAATGCGGACGACCGACGGCTCGGCGGTAATTCTGCTGGATGTGCGGCTTCCCGGCGTGGCGAATGGAGAGCTTCTGGCCGCAATGCTTGAATCGGGCGTGCGCAAGCGATGCGCCGTCGCACTGATTGCGGATCAGGTTTCCGACGAGTGGATTGCCCGGCTGCGCGAAGGAGCTATCGACGATATTGTGCCCCGCGGCGCAGACGCTGTCTCCTGGAGCACTCACCTGAGCACCATGCGGCGAGGCCACGAACTCTACTGCGAACTCGAACAGCTCCGCCAGGTTGCTTCAATCGATGTCCGGCACGACCGCGTGACGGGAGCGCTCCATCGGGAGACGATGCTGACACTTCTCTTTCGCGAGACGGATCGAGTACAACGGTTGCAAGGTTCGTTGAGCGTCGTGCTCTTTGACATCGATGACTTCGGGCACTGGAACAAGGAGCTGGGGCGCGACGCCTGCGACGGTCTGCTGCGCGAAGTGGCCGATCGAACCGGGCGCATCCTGCGCAGCTACGATCTGCTGGGACGGACCGGAAAAGACGAATTTCTGATGGCTCTACCGGGTTGCAGCACCATTAACGCCACGATGATGGCGGAGCGCCTGCGCATGGAGGTCTTTGGTGACCCGTTTCTCGTAAAAGACGAGCCAGGCGAAGCAATCTCGGTGACATTGACTGCTTGCTGCGCCGTCGCTTCCAGCCGCGGACGGTCGCCTGTCGTGGTGTTGCGCGAGGCGGAGCAGACCTTGGCTCTGGCAAAACGGTCAGGCCCGGGAACGATTCGCTGCGCTCACGACTCCTCGCTGCCAGGAGAGACCGGTGCAGAATTCCCCATGCTTTACCCGGAGACTGAAGCATTGGCGTAA